Proteins encoded by one window of Sinorhizobium arboris LMG 14919:
- a CDS encoding membrane protein has protein sequence MLTQDDRNMPERRATAAFPIGLILLAICAIFAYLAIGGAMLKDESGTVVYTPPIADAPQPR, from the coding sequence ATGTTGACCCAGGACGATCGCAACATGCCCGAAAGGCGCGCCACAGCCGCGTTTCCGATAGGCCTCATACTGCTCGCGATATGCGCCATCTTCGCCTATCTCGCGATCGGCGGTGCGATGCTGAAAGATGAAAGCGGAACGGTCGTCTATACACCGCCGATCGCCGACGCGCCGCAACCTCGGTGA
- a CDS encoding OsmC family protein, translated as MKARIKWVEGRTFVGESGSGHKVVLGTATGPDDPTPGPSPMEMVLIGTGGCSAFDVVHILEKGREAVEDCVVEMDADRADQEPRVFTRIHMHFIVKGRGLAAKKVERAVALSIEKYCSASAMLAKTATITHDFEVVDTSNTAA; from the coding sequence ATGAAGGCACGCATCAAATGGGTCGAAGGCAGGACCTTCGTCGGGGAATCCGGAAGCGGCCACAAGGTCGTTCTCGGCACGGCCACCGGCCCGGATGATCCGACACCGGGGCCGAGCCCCATGGAGATGGTGCTGATCGGCACCGGTGGCTGCTCGGCTTTCGACGTCGTCCACATCCTCGAGAAGGGCCGGGAGGCAGTCGAGGATTGCGTGGTAGAGATGGATGCCGACCGTGCGGATCAGGAGCCGCGCGTATTCACCCGCATCCACATGCATTTCATCGTCAAGGGCCGTGGTCTGGCTGCCAAGAAGGTCGAGCGGGCGGTCGCCCTGTCTATCGAGAAATACTGCTCGGCATCCGCGATGCTCGCAAAGACGGCGACCATCACGCATGATTTCGAGGTCGTCGACACGTCGAATACGGCGGCCTGA
- the glnP gene encoding glutamine ABC transporter permease GlnP gives MEFDWSVVVEAMPALLSGARLTVLIALAGLAGGLAVGVVAGFMRAYGNAVLKAVAFAYVEVIRGTPIVVQVMFIYFALPLLADLRVNPMTAAVTAIVVNAGAYIAEIVRGSLLSVNKGLKEAGLALGLPVWKVLAYIVGPIAFRRMIPPLGNQFIVSLKDTSLFIVIGVGELTRQGQEIMASNFRAVEIWSAVAVLYLIMTSTLTLILRVTEKRMRIL, from the coding sequence ATGGAATTCGATTGGTCTGTGGTCGTGGAGGCCATGCCCGCTCTCCTGAGCGGTGCGCGGCTGACCGTTCTGATAGCACTGGCGGGTCTCGCCGGCGGCCTCGCCGTCGGTGTCGTCGCCGGCTTCATGCGCGCCTATGGCAACGCCGTACTGAAGGCCGTCGCCTTTGCCTATGTCGAGGTGATCAGGGGCACGCCGATCGTCGTGCAGGTCATGTTCATCTACTTCGCACTGCCGCTGCTCGCCGATCTCCGCGTCAATCCTATGACGGCGGCGGTGACGGCGATCGTGGTCAATGCGGGTGCCTATATTGCCGAAATCGTCCGCGGCTCGCTGCTCTCGGTGAACAAGGGACTGAAGGAAGCGGGGCTTGCACTCGGCTTACCGGTCTGGAAGGTGCTCGCCTACATTGTCGGCCCGATCGCCTTCCGGCGAATGATCCCGCCGCTTGGCAACCAGTTCATCGTCAGCCTCAAGGACACATCGCTCTTCATCGTCATAGGCGTCGGCGAACTGACCCGACAGGGCCAGGAAATCATGGCGTCGAATTTCCGCGCAGTCGAAATCTGGTCCGCCGTCGCCGTTCTCTACCTCATCATGACGAGCACGCTGACCCTGATCCTGCGCGTGACGGAAAAGAGGATGCGCATCCTATGA
- the lhpI gene encoding cis-3-hydroxy-L-proline dehydratase, with amino-acid sequence MNGLSPARSIREGSAEGPVIATGEALSFWGGVDPATGCVIDVHHPLHGVPLTGSILMLPSSRGSCTGSGVLLDLVLTGRAPAALVFSEPEDVLTLGALIASEMFGKPLPVLRLAPEGFAALARAKTARIGDRTIEAEGLTIPIVPPATAALDLTDGDRAMLDGESGVAAAQAMRIISAMAAQQGAQGLVDVTQVHIDGCIYASPANLTFAEKMVEMGAKVRVPATMNAISVDHANWQRQGVPPSFGDPAARLADAYVRMGCRPTFTCSPYLLDSAPGTGESVAWAESNAVIFANSVLGARTAKHPDFLDLCVALTGRAPLSGVYLDEHRKARRIIDVELPAGVDDAFWPLIGYLAGRAAPDRIPLIRGLAAAAPSRDDLKALCAAFGTTSAAPMLHVEGVTPEAGGAAARDADHATITRAELTAAWSELNRGPGEVDLVAIGSPHASLAECRALAEALDGRRRHPDVAMIVTAGHQVIAAARAEGILARLQESGVQVLPDLCWCSISEPVFPTRTRTVMTNSGKYAHYGPGLSGRAVRFGSIADCVAAALTGRAPPRLPDWLS; translated from the coding sequence ATGAACGGTCTCAGTCCCGCCCGCAGCATCCGTGAGGGTTCGGCCGAGGGTCCGGTCATCGCGACCGGGGAGGCGCTGAGTTTCTGGGGCGGGGTCGACCCCGCGACGGGCTGCGTGATCGATGTGCACCACCCGCTGCATGGCGTCCCGCTCACCGGCTCCATCCTGATGCTGCCGTCGAGCCGCGGCTCCTGCACGGGCTCGGGCGTGCTGCTCGACCTCGTGCTGACCGGCCGGGCCCCGGCCGCACTCGTATTTTCGGAGCCGGAAGATGTGCTGACCCTCGGTGCGCTGATCGCTTCCGAGATGTTCGGCAAGCCGCTGCCGGTACTGCGTCTTGCGCCGGAAGGCTTTGCGGCGCTCGCTCGTGCGAAGACGGCGCGGATAGGCGACAGGACGATAGAAGCCGAGGGACTGACGATCCCCATCGTCCCGCCGGCGACCGCTGCGCTTGACCTCACCGATGGCGACCGCGCCATGCTCGACGGAGAGTCAGGCGTTGCGGCTGCGCAGGCCATGCGCATCATTTCGGCCATGGCGGCACAGCAGGGGGCACAAGGCCTCGTGGATGTGACGCAGGTTCATATCGACGGCTGTATCTATGCCAGCCCCGCGAACCTGACCTTTGCCGAGAAGATGGTGGAGATGGGCGCGAAGGTGCGGGTCCCGGCGACGATGAACGCCATTTCCGTGGACCACGCCAACTGGCAGAGGCAAGGTGTGCCGCCGTCTTTCGGCGACCCTGCGGCGCGGCTCGCCGACGCATATGTCCGCATGGGCTGCCGGCCGACCTTCACCTGTTCCCCCTATCTGCTCGACAGCGCGCCGGGAACGGGCGAATCCGTTGCCTGGGCGGAGTCCAATGCCGTGATCTTCGCCAATAGCGTGCTCGGTGCGCGGACGGCGAAGCACCCGGACTTCCTCGACCTTTGCGTCGCGCTCACCGGACGCGCGCCGCTCTCCGGCGTCTATCTCGACGAACACCGCAAGGCACGGCGGATCATAGACGTCGAATTGCCCGCTGGCGTCGACGACGCGTTCTGGCCGCTGATCGGCTATCTCGCCGGGCGGGCGGCGCCCGATCGCATCCCTCTCATCCGCGGGCTTGCCGCGGCTGCGCCTTCGCGCGACGACTTGAAAGCGCTCTGCGCCGCCTTCGGCACCACCTCGGCCGCGCCGATGCTGCATGTGGAGGGCGTGACGCCGGAGGCCGGCGGCGCGGCGGCCAGGGACGCCGACCATGCGACCATTACCCGCGCCGAACTGACTGCCGCATGGTCCGAGTTGAACAGGGGACCGGGTGAGGTGGACCTCGTGGCAATCGGCAGTCCGCACGCGTCTCTCGCCGAATGTCGGGCGCTGGCCGAGGCGCTCGACGGCCGCAGGCGGCATCCGGACGTGGCGATGATCGTCACGGCCGGGCACCAGGTCATTGCCGCAGCGCGCGCCGAGGGCATTCTCGCGCGGCTTCAGGAGAGCGGCGTCCAGGTGCTGCCCGACCTCTGCTGGTGCTCGATCTCAGAGCCCGTGTTCCCGACGCGCACCCGGACGGTCATGACCAATTCCGGCAAATACGCCCATTACGGTCCCGGTCTTTCCGGCCGTGCGGTGCGCTTCGGCAGCATTGCCGATTGCGTCGCCGCGGCTTTGACGGGCCGTGCCCCGCCCCGGCTGCCGGACTGGTTATCGTAG
- a CDS encoding 3-keto-5-aminohexanoate cleavage protein yields MNAVSDFPGVSIAVAPNGGRRTKADHPAIPLNPEELALTARDCLEAGAAMMHVHVRKEDGSHLLDADAYRATIRAIRAAVGDRMVVQITSEALGIYSPAEQIAVVKAVRPQAVSLALRELLPDETHEAAFADLLSWAAREEVSPQIILYDPEEAVRLAGMRRRGLLSSDDIPVLYVLGRYTPGQTSLPRDLLAFLAPGMPSFAHWSVCAFGRHEAACVAAAALLGGHVRVGFENNLRLPDGTIAASNADLVRAVAAALRPLSVPLIQGPALADMLARIGSAGPPRG; encoded by the coding sequence ATGAATGCTGTCAGCGATTTTCCGGGGGTTTCGATCGCCGTCGCCCCTAATGGCGGACGCCGGACGAAGGCCGACCATCCCGCCATACCGCTGAACCCGGAAGAACTGGCGCTTACCGCACGCGACTGCCTCGAGGCCGGCGCGGCGATGATGCACGTTCACGTGCGCAAGGAGGACGGAAGCCATCTTCTCGATGCCGACGCCTATCGCGCCACGATCAGGGCGATCCGGGCTGCCGTGGGCGATCGCATGGTTGTCCAGATCACCAGCGAGGCGCTGGGCATCTATTCACCGGCCGAGCAGATCGCAGTCGTGAAGGCAGTCCGCCCCCAGGCCGTATCGCTGGCGCTCCGAGAACTGCTCCCGGACGAAACGCATGAGGCCGCCTTCGCCGATCTTCTATCATGGGCGGCGCGGGAGGAGGTCTCGCCGCAGATCATCCTCTATGATCCGGAGGAAGCGGTGCGGCTGGCCGGTATGCGCCGGCGAGGCCTGCTCTCCAGCGACGACATTCCTGTGCTTTACGTGCTCGGCCGATATACGCCCGGGCAGACGTCCCTCCCCCGTGATCTGCTGGCCTTCCTGGCGCCGGGCATGCCCTCCTTCGCCCATTGGAGCGTCTGCGCCTTCGGCCGCCACGAAGCGGCATGCGTCGCCGCCGCGGCACTTCTCGGCGGCCATGTCCGCGTCGGCTTCGAAAACAATCTCCGGCTGCCGGATGGAACGATCGCCGCTTCCAACGCCGACCTCGTCCGCGCAGTTGCGGCAGCCCTGCGGCCGTTGTCGGTCCCGCTGATCCAGGGGCCGGCGCTTGCAGACATGCTTGCCCGCATTGGTTCTGCAGGCCCGCCGAGAGGCTGA
- a CDS encoding aspartate aminotransferase family protein, with protein MTRLLHRAIHAKLPVAVRGEGIRLFDAEGKSYIDASGGAAVSCLGHAHPDVLAALHRQLDRMAYAHTGFFTTEAAERLADRLVADAPDGLDHVYLVSGGSEAVEAALKMARQYFVEKGEPQRRHVIARRQSYHGNTLGALAAGGNEWRRAQFRPLLVETHHIDPCYAYRLQQAGESDTDYAARAAGQLEAKILELGADQVIAFVAETVVGATAGAVPPVADYLKRVRAICDKYGVLLLLDEVMCGMGRTGTLHACEQDGVVPDLMTVAKGLGGGYQPVGAVLLSSAIFQAFAEGSGFFQHGHTYMGHPMAAAAGLAVQEVIRRDGLLENVVSMGDYLERCLVERLGNHHHVGDIRGRGLFRAVEFVADRATKSPFDPGLKLNARIKKEAMARGLMVYPMGGTIDGQRGDHVLLAPPFIVAREDVDQIVERLGDAIDAAIASLTKAAV; from the coding sequence ATGACCCGTCTTCTCCACCGCGCCATCCATGCGAAACTGCCGGTCGCCGTCCGCGGCGAGGGCATCAGGCTCTTCGATGCCGAGGGCAAGTCCTATATCGACGCCTCCGGGGGAGCAGCCGTCTCCTGCCTCGGTCACGCTCATCCGGATGTGCTTGCGGCCCTGCACAGGCAGCTCGACCGTATGGCCTATGCCCATACCGGCTTCTTCACCACCGAGGCGGCGGAACGGCTTGCCGACCGCCTTGTTGCCGATGCGCCAGACGGGCTCGATCACGTCTACCTGGTCAGCGGCGGCTCCGAAGCGGTCGAGGCGGCGCTGAAAATGGCCCGGCAGTATTTCGTGGAGAAGGGAGAGCCGCAACGCCGCCACGTCATCGCCCGGCGCCAGAGCTATCACGGCAACACGCTTGGCGCATTGGCGGCCGGGGGCAACGAATGGCGGCGGGCTCAATTCCGGCCGTTGCTCGTCGAAACGCACCACATCGATCCATGCTACGCCTATCGTCTGCAGCAAGCCGGCGAGAGCGATACGGATTATGCCGCGCGTGCCGCTGGCCAACTCGAGGCCAAGATCCTCGAATTGGGCGCCGATCAGGTGATCGCCTTCGTTGCCGAAACGGTGGTGGGCGCCACGGCCGGTGCGGTCCCGCCCGTCGCCGACTACCTGAAGCGCGTCCGGGCAATCTGCGACAAATACGGAGTGCTGCTGCTTCTCGACGAAGTGATGTGCGGCATGGGCCGGACCGGGACGCTGCATGCCTGCGAACAGGACGGCGTCGTCCCGGATCTCATGACCGTCGCCAAGGGGCTCGGGGGCGGCTATCAGCCCGTCGGCGCGGTTCTGCTGTCCTCCGCGATCTTCCAGGCATTTGCCGAAGGGTCGGGCTTCTTCCAGCACGGCCATACCTATATGGGCCACCCGATGGCGGCGGCGGCCGGCCTTGCGGTCCAGGAAGTCATCCGCCGCGACGGGCTGCTCGAGAACGTCGTGTCGATGGGCGATTATCTCGAAAGATGCCTGGTCGAGCGGCTCGGCAATCACCACCACGTCGGCGACATTCGCGGCCGGGGCCTCTTCCGTGCCGTCGAGTTTGTCGCCGACAGGGCGACGAAATCCCCCTTCGATCCCGGCCTGAAGCTCAATGCACGGATCAAGAAAGAAGCTATGGCCCGGGGCCTGATGGTCTATCCGATGGGCGGGACGATCGACGGTCAGCGAGGGGACCACGTCCTCCTGGCGCCGCCCTTCATCGTTGCCCGGGAAGATGTCGATCAGATCGTAGAGCGCCTCGGCGATGCCATCGATGCGGCCATTGCCTCGCTCACGAAAGCTGCGGTTTAG
- a CDS encoding MurR/RpiR family transcriptional regulator: MDKGPLSDTLITAFDGLSSQLQAAARYIVDHPRDVALLSMREQARQAGVQPATMTRLAKQLGFSGYDDIRERYAEALREGDAGFAGKAGEQARSQMLKGDHALAADMLRMIGAQIARLAEPAALDRIVTAASRLARARRVYCLGLRSSHAVAWQFHYILSLVGEKTVMLDGIGGIGADALGRATNADVLLVASVLPYTRATIELAEYARASGVPVVAVTDSEVAPLAQIAEAIIVVPTESPSFLHAMSPAFAVAEVLGALIAGRGGEATLAALKHLDRQLAALNTHLQSRNSKRAP, translated from the coding sequence ATGGACAAGGGGCCGCTCAGCGACACGCTTATCACCGCCTTCGACGGGCTTTCCTCGCAATTGCAGGCGGCGGCCCGCTATATCGTCGACCATCCCCGCGACGTCGCCCTTCTCTCCATGCGCGAACAGGCGCGCCAGGCGGGAGTGCAGCCCGCAACGATGACCCGTCTTGCCAAGCAACTCGGATTCAGCGGTTACGATGACATCCGCGAACGCTATGCCGAAGCGTTGCGGGAGGGCGATGCCGGCTTTGCCGGAAAGGCCGGCGAGCAGGCCCGGAGCCAGATGCTCAAGGGCGACCATGCGCTCGCAGCCGATATGCTGCGCATGATCGGAGCGCAGATTGCGCGGCTCGCAGAACCGGCTGCGCTTGATCGCATCGTCACCGCTGCCAGCCGCCTGGCCCGCGCCCGGCGGGTCTACTGTCTCGGGCTGCGCTCGAGCCATGCGGTCGCGTGGCAGTTCCACTATATCCTGTCGCTGGTCGGAGAAAAGACGGTGATGCTGGACGGCATCGGCGGCATCGGGGCGGATGCCCTCGGGCGTGCCACGAACGCGGACGTGCTGCTCGTGGCCAGCGTTCTTCCCTATACCCGGGCGACGATCGAACTTGCCGAATATGCGCGGGCAAGCGGCGTTCCGGTCGTCGCTGTGACCGACAGCGAAGTGGCGCCGCTTGCGCAGATCGCCGAGGCGATCATCGTCGTGCCGACCGAAAGCCCTTCCTTCCTGCACGCCATGTCGCCCGCCTTTGCCGTCGCGGAAGTGCTCGGCGCGCTTATCGCAGGGCGGGGCGGCGAAGCGACGCTCGCGGCTCTGAAGCACCTCGACCGACAACTCGCGGCGCTGAACACCCATCTCCAATCCCGCAACTCCAAGAGAGCGCCATGA
- a CDS encoding trans-3-hydroxy-L-proline dehydratase, whose translation MRSTKTIHVISAHAEGEVGDVIVGGVAPPPGDTIWEQSRWVARDQTLRNFVLNEPRGGVFRHVNLLVPPKHPDADAAFIIMEPEDTPPMSGSNSICVSTVLLDSGILPMKEPVTEITLEAPGGLVRVRAECRDGKAERIFVQNLPSFAERLDAKLEVEGLGTLTVDTAYGGDSFVIVDAAAMGFALKPDEAHDIARIGVRITNAANAQLGFHHPENADWRHISFCLFAGPVERTAGGLQAGAAVAIQPGKVDRSPTGTALSARMAVLHARGRMGLADRLTAVSLIGSTFSGRILGTTEIGGRPAVLPEISGRAWITGTHQHMLDPSDPWPEGYRLTDTWGAR comes from the coding sequence ATGCGCAGCACCAAGACCATCCATGTCATTTCCGCCCATGCCGAGGGTGAGGTGGGCGACGTGATCGTCGGCGGTGTCGCGCCGCCGCCGGGCGACACGATCTGGGAACAGAGCCGCTGGGTCGCCCGCGATCAGACCCTGCGCAACTTCGTTCTGAACGAGCCGCGCGGCGGCGTCTTCCGCCACGTCAATCTGCTGGTGCCGCCGAAGCATCCGGATGCGGATGCCGCCTTCATCATCATGGAACCGGAAGATACGCCACCCATGTCCGGCTCCAACTCGATCTGCGTTTCCACGGTGCTGCTCGACAGCGGCATCCTGCCGATGAAGGAGCCGGTGACGGAGATCACGCTCGAGGCGCCCGGCGGTCTCGTCCGCGTGCGCGCCGAGTGCCGTGACGGCAAGGCCGAACGTATCTTCGTGCAGAACCTGCCGAGCTTTGCCGAGCGGCTGGACGCGAAGCTCGAGGTCGAGGGGCTCGGGACCCTCACAGTCGACACCGCCTATGGCGGCGACAGCTTCGTGATCGTGGACGCCGCCGCTATGGGCTTCGCCCTGAAGCCGGACGAGGCGCATGACATCGCCCGGATCGGCGTGAGGATCACTAATGCGGCCAATGCCCAGCTGGGCTTCCATCACCCGGAAAACGCCGATTGGCGGCATATCTCGTTCTGCCTCTTCGCCGGTCCCGTAGAGCGCACGGCGGGAGGCCTGCAGGCGGGTGCGGCGGTCGCGATCCAGCCGGGCAAGGTCGACCGTTCGCCGACCGGCACCGCGCTCTCGGCACGTATGGCCGTGCTGCATGCCCGCGGCCGTATGGGGCTCGCGGACCGGCTGACGGCGGTCTCGCTGATCGGCTCCACCTTCTCCGGCCGCATCCTGGGCACCACGGAGATCGGCGGACGCCCTGCCGTTCTGCCGGAAATCTCTGGTCGTGCCTGGATTACAGGCACGCATCAGCACATGCTCGATCCATCGGACCCGTGGCCCGAGGGTTACCGGCTGACCGATACCTGGGGCGCGCGCTGA
- a CDS encoding 4-hydroxyproline epimerase, with protein sequence MATHTFSCIDGHTCGNPVRLVSGGGPRLEGANMLEKRAHFLKEFDWIRTGLMFEPRGHDMMSGSILYPPTRPDCDVAVLFIETSGCLPMCGHGTIGTITMGIENGLITPREPGKLSIDAPAGKVDITYRQEGRFVEEVRLTNVPSFLYAEGLTAEVEGLGEIVVDVAYGGNFYAIVEPQKNFRDMADHTAGELVGWSPKLRAALNAKYEFVHPEHPEIRGLSHIQWTGKPTQPEAHARNAVFYGEKAIDRSPCGTGTSARIAQLAAKGKLKVGDEFVHESIIGSLFKGRVEAAAKVADRDAIIPSIAGWARMTGINTIFIDDRDPFAHGFVVK encoded by the coding sequence ATGGCCACCCACACCTTCTCCTGCATCGACGGCCACACTTGCGGAAATCCCGTCCGCCTGGTTTCGGGCGGGGGCCCGCGTCTCGAAGGCGCGAACATGCTGGAAAAGCGCGCGCATTTCCTGAAGGAATTCGACTGGATCCGCACCGGCCTCATGTTCGAGCCGCGCGGCCACGACATGATGTCGGGCTCCATCCTCTATCCGCCGACCCGGCCCGACTGCGACGTGGCGGTGCTCTTCATCGAGACCTCCGGCTGTCTGCCGATGTGCGGTCACGGCACCATCGGCACCATCACCATGGGGATCGAGAACGGTCTGATCACCCCGCGCGAGCCCGGAAAGCTGTCGATCGATGCCCCTGCGGGCAAGGTGGACATCACCTACCGCCAGGAGGGCCGCTTCGTCGAGGAGGTGCGCCTTACCAACGTGCCGAGTTTCCTTTATGCGGAAGGGCTGACGGCGGAGGTCGAGGGGCTCGGCGAGATCGTGGTGGACGTCGCCTATGGCGGCAACTTCTACGCCATCGTAGAGCCGCAGAAGAACTTCCGCGACATGGCCGACCATACGGCGGGAGAACTGGTCGGCTGGAGCCCCAAGCTCAGGGCCGCGCTGAACGCCAAATACGAGTTCGTTCATCCCGAACACCCGGAAATCCGGGGCTTGAGCCATATCCAGTGGACGGGCAAGCCGACGCAGCCGGAGGCCCACGCCCGCAACGCGGTGTTTTACGGCGAGAAGGCCATCGATCGCTCGCCCTGCGGCACCGGCACGTCGGCCCGGATCGCGCAGCTTGCCGCCAAGGGGAAGCTGAAGGTCGGCGACGAATTCGTCCACGAGTCGATCATCGGATCGCTGTTCAAGGGCCGCGTCGAAGCGGCGGCGAAGGTCGCCGATCGCGATGCGATCATCCCGTCGATCGCCGGCTGGGCAAGGATGACCGGCATCAACACCATCTTCATCGATGACCGCGATCCCTTCGCCCACGGCTTCGTCGTAAAATGA
- a CDS encoding MFS transporter: protein MIDAHYRWVIVAAGGLLGCIAIGAMFSLPVFLVPISRDTGWSVTGISSGMTVGFIAMALASMIWGSASDRWGPRPVVLIGSALLAASLALSSLATSLIAFQLVFGVAVGGACAAIFAPMMACVTGWFDTHRSLAVSLVSAGMGMAPMTMSPLAGWLVTIYDWRTSLQIIAALAAVTMIPAALLLRRPPVLEDPSAVSVSEGQPDMSLGQALRSPQFVILLLTNFFCCATHSGPIFHTVSYAVSCGIPMMAAVSIYSLEGLAGMGGRVAFGILGDRYGAKRILVSGLLLQAFGALAYFFVRDLGAFYAVAAVFGFIYAGVMPLYAVIARENFPLRMMGTVIGGTAMAGSLGMAIGPVAGGLIYDVFASYGWLYIGAWGIGIGAFLIALTFKPFPKERPALAVA from the coding sequence ATGATCGATGCGCATTATCGCTGGGTCATCGTTGCAGCCGGCGGCCTTCTGGGCTGTATCGCAATAGGTGCCATGTTTTCATTGCCGGTTTTTCTCGTACCCATCTCACGAGATACCGGATGGTCGGTGACCGGCATCTCCAGTGGCATGACCGTGGGCTTCATCGCCATGGCTCTGGCAAGCATGATCTGGGGCAGCGCTTCCGACCGCTGGGGACCGCGCCCGGTCGTACTGATCGGCTCCGCGCTCCTTGCGGCAAGCCTCGCACTCTCCAGTCTTGCGACATCGTTGATCGCATTTCAGCTCGTCTTCGGCGTGGCCGTCGGGGGTGCCTGCGCGGCGATATTCGCGCCGATGATGGCCTGCGTGACGGGCTGGTTCGATACGCATCGCAGCCTTGCCGTATCTCTCGTGTCGGCCGGCATGGGAATGGCGCCCATGACCATGTCGCCATTGGCCGGGTGGCTGGTTACGATCTACGACTGGCGGACATCGCTGCAGATCATAGCCGCCCTTGCTGCCGTCACGATGATTCCGGCCGCGTTGCTGCTGCGGCGCCCTCCGGTCCTCGAAGATCCGAGTGCCGTCTCCGTAAGTGAAGGGCAGCCGGACATGTCTCTTGGCCAGGCGCTGAGATCGCCGCAATTCGTCATACTGCTGCTGACGAACTTCTTTTGCTGCGCCACCCATTCGGGGCCGATTTTCCACACGGTGAGCTATGCCGTGAGCTGCGGGATCCCGATGATGGCCGCAGTTTCCATCTACAGTCTCGAGGGTCTGGCGGGAATGGGCGGCCGTGTGGCCTTCGGCATCCTCGGAGACCGCTACGGCGCCAAGCGCATTCTGGTATCAGGGCTGCTGCTGCAGGCTTTCGGCGCGCTCGCCTATTTCTTCGTGCGCGACCTCGGCGCCTTCTACGCCGTGGCTGCCGTGTTCGGCTTCATCTATGCAGGCGTCATGCCGCTTTATGCCGTGATCGCCCGCGAGAATTTCCCGCTGCGCATGATGGGCACCGTCATCGGCGGCACGGCGATGGCCGGCAGTCTCGGAATGGCGATCGGCCCGGTCGCCGGGGGTCTGATCTATGACGTCTTCGCCAGCTACGGCTGGCTCTATATCGGCGCCTGGGGCATCGGCATCGGTGCTTTCCTGATCGCGCTGACCTTCAAGCCCTTTCCCAAGGAACGGCCCGCATTGGCCGTTGCCTAA
- the glnH gene encoding glutamine ABC transporter substrate-binding protein GlnH, whose translation MRNRLRHFFAGLFAAALSLSGPAAAEDLVVATDTAFVPFEFKQGEKYVGFDIDLWDAIASEIGVTYTLQPMDFNGIIPALQTKQVDVALAGITIKDERKKVIDFSDGYYDSGFMLMVPTDSAIAGSADLKGKTLAVKTGTSATDYAKENFTETELRQFPNIDNAYLELQTGRVDAAMHDTPNVLYYVATAGGGKVNAVGEQMMAHQYGIGFPKGSELVAKVNEALAKLKADGRYAAIYKKWFGVEPKS comes from the coding sequence ATGAGAAACAGACTTCGCCACTTCTTCGCGGGCCTTTTCGCCGCGGCACTCTCGCTCTCCGGCCCGGCAGCTGCCGAGGACCTGGTCGTAGCCACCGACACGGCCTTCGTGCCTTTCGAGTTCAAGCAGGGCGAGAAATATGTCGGTTTCGATATCGATCTCTGGGACGCGATCGCAAGCGAGATCGGCGTCACCTATACGCTGCAGCCGATGGACTTCAACGGCATCATCCCGGCGCTGCAGACGAAGCAGGTCGATGTCGCGCTCGCCGGCATCACCATCAAGGACGAACGCAAGAAGGTCATAGATTTCTCGGACGGCTATTATGACAGCGGCTTCATGCTGATGGTGCCCACCGACAGCGCCATTGCCGGTTCGGCGGATCTCAAGGGCAAGACGCTGGCCGTAAAGACCGGCACGTCGGCCACGGACTATGCGAAGGAGAACTTCACGGAAACCGAGCTTCGCCAGTTCCCGAACATCGACAACGCCTATCTGGAACTGCAGACGGGCCGCGTCGACGCCGCGATGCACGACACGCCGAACGTCCTCTATTACGTGGCCACCGCCGGCGGCGGCAAGGTCAACGCGGTGGGCGAACAGATGATGGCACACCAATACGGCATCGGCTTCCCGAAAGGCAGCGAACTCGTCGCCAAGGTCAATGAGGCGCTCGCCAAGTTGAAGGCCGATGGCCGCTATGCCGCAATCTACAAGAAATGGTTCGGCGTCGAGCCGAAGAGTTGA